AAGTGACTTATGCGATCATCTTGGATCAGAAACTTTTCACCATTTAGAGCACTCTCATAATCCTGATAAAAATCAAGCCATACACCGTAAAATTCAACCACCTACGGAAGAAAGTACCGTCTACTTCAAGAATTTCAGAAAAATAACAGAGATTCTCAAGCCGTTAACTTGTTTCAAGGACAATTTCATATCCAGATCCGTTCGTTCTACCATGGAAAATTAGTAACTGAAGAATATGATTGCCAAAAAGTACACAACTATTTCACAGTTTAACACATCACAGATTTCAATATCAGCAGTATGTCCAAATGCTAAAACTATGATCAGGTTAAATTTGACGATTCACTAAAATCTTTTCGATAGTTGCTTCTACAGTATATATGCACTGCGGTTGCCACATATTGCAGCGATCATGCAGTTTACGAGATTTATTCATTCATTAAATCAGCGGCTTGAAAGATGAGTAAAGTACGGGGCATCAAGCCATATATAGGTCGAAAGTACCTTGAAAAAATGGATTCTGGAGGAGCAGGTGCATGCATAAAGGAGAGCAAATTATTTGTCAAATAAAATTACCAAAAGCAAATTTAATAAATGTTATACGAAGACGAGCAGTGGCTTGATAATAATCATGATATGATTTAGGAGTATAAGGTACCTTTCAAGAGGGTTCTTGGTTCCATGAGTCAAATCAATTTTAACAGTGCATACTGCAACATCCTCTTCCTTGAGTGTAACACTACCAGATTTCTGGACGGAAAATTAGGCACAAGGTATCATGTATCTACTTGATAAGCATAACGTAAAGAGGAAGATGTAAGAAACTAATAATATATTTGGAACCTGGGAACAAACTATGTCTTCAGGCGTGATGTCTTTGAAATGCTCTAGGTTTTCCTTTGGAACAGAATACTCGTTGCAGAACTGCCAAAGCAAATAAGAATTGTAACAAACTGGATTGCCTAATGAATTACGCTAGGAAACGCTAAGATCTGAGACACGCAAATAATGTAATACTACAGGACCTATTTCTTGTGGGGTGGACATATAAGGGTACCTGGTAAAGATCCCTTCTTCGAATGCGATGGATCAAATCCTTAGCTTCCTTGAGTTCAGGGTCATCAGAAGTTTCAATCCTCTTCAAAATTGTGTCATCCAACTGTAGATTAACAAAATAACGTTAGTGCTACAATGATAAAAGCCTTAGTCAAAAACTCTGTTAAATGATAAAGCACTTGCACCTTCCAAAACTCAGCTGCGCTTTGAATTGATTCTGCAATTTTAAAAGCACTATTTGCAAGGCACATAGCATCAATGGCCATGAGTTCAACAGCCTGTGAAAACATAGATGTCCAGAGGCAGATCAGAAAAGTTAATTTATCTATAGTACCATGATAATTTTGATGCTTCAGCGAAATTTTTTTGGTTCTATCTCTGACCTTCACTTTAGCATGTGTGTACACGGTTCGATGCAGATCAGCACGAGTGGCAAAGAGCTTGTGGACTGTCAGATCTGCCCAAGatatcaaataaaatttaaagaacCATAACAATTGTGTTGCGAGAGTGACAAAAAGATATTCAATATATACTCACAATCACTAGCACgataacatatctcatcatcTATAACTCTCATAGTTTCCATCAGCCTACAATTTGAAAGAACAAAAATATGTTCCAGCAAAAATCGTCAGTATGGGAAAAGTAATAGTTTCTAAACATCAAGTCTGTATAAATAACACAACCACCAAGTTTAAACTTCTACACAAATggaaatttcaaaaatttgagTGTACTGGACGTCATGGATCTTCAATGAATTTAAGTGCTCTGTGAATTGTTAACTTATAAATACCTTTCGAACTGAAAACTACAGCCTATACCACATGCTCGGGAGTCACGCACCATGTAATCAAACCTGTAGAGAAATGACATACGCATCACTTAGCATTGTCAGATAACAAGTAGCAATTTCCAAATGAAATGCCAGAccttctataaaaggaaatcAAGTGACCTACTTGTCAACATCTATTCCAGTTCGCCCatttgcaacaatatcatacaAGAAACGATTCTTTGTCATGCTCTGCATTTTTAGCATATTGCAAAGGGCTAAGGATAAAATACTAAAGGAATCCAATGTAGAGTGCGAGCATTAAAGCGGAAAAAGTAGTCTGTAAGGTGTTCTGAGAtacttgaagaaatctcaaaatTTGAGCCTTAAACTTTATGATAACTTACATTCTGTTCCCCATGGTTGGAGCTAGCAAGGATCAGTTCCTGTAAAGATACATTACATTCCCAATACATTAAATCCTAATCCATTATTACTATCGATAAAGCATCCATCAGCATTCACATTTACACATATTGAGCCAACAAAGAATCGTACAGAAGTTGAAGTGATCTCAGCAGTTAAAGGTTGCAAAGAAATGAAGACATCAATGAGGAATACATGGAAGGATATCACAATGCAATCATTAAACAAGTGCTATTCACTAAATAATGGTAATGGCAAAACAAACTAACCTTCACCCTTTTAAGCACTGCAGAATCAATATCAATATTGTTCTCTTCGACAATGTAGTCGATCATGTTCACAGACATCTCCTCATGAGACCTAGAAAGCAATCAAAGTTATAACCCTAAAAGTGGACTAGATCTCCTGACTAAAAACATATACCATTTACAACCACCAAACAAACATGAAGTATCCCTATAAAATTGCACAAACTAATTTCACAGAAAGTGAAAAGATCCGTGTGCTGTATCTCTTACCTAAAGAACATGGACATGTTGCATATGCAAGTCATAAATGAAACAGAAAAGCAGTGATATTAGCTTCAGAAAGGTTTAAGTTTGTAAAATGCAATCTTCTTCTACTGTACAAGAAAATGGAGCTAAATTCACTTGAAGATTGTAAGAATCACCATGTGCAACCGTTAATAACCCGAGGAAGAAACTCGCGCTCAAACATGTGGCTGAACGGCCCATGGCCGATATCATGCAGTAGTCCTAGAAAgagatttgacaaaaaatagatCTGTGGGACCAGGTTACAAGAAGAAAAGCATTTATTACAGCAGGTACAGATTCATTACCAGCAAGTTTTACTGTTGTCCTGTCAAAAGAATCAATTTTGAGGTCCTCCTACAAGGATGGCAGATGAAAGAGGAATGAGTTCTTATTCATAAGTTGCAGAATGAGAATGATTAGGCTGTGATGACAAATTCCTACATGGTAGAGTTTAATTTTATTGATAGCTTCACCAGCCAGCCAATACACCCCGAGTGAATGCTCAAACCGAGAATGTACAGCCCCAGGGTAAACCATGTGTGCCAGACCTGGATCAGAAGTAAGATTAAAATCAAACCTGAAGTATTGAATAGAAATACATCGGTAGAACAGGTACAGACAAATGTAGTAAGGTGATTTCAAACAATGAGGATATATTAGATAACATGTAATATGTGTACttacacacacagacacacaatCCCACACCCGTTGGtcacaaacaaaatgaaattggTACTCAACTTATTTCAAGAAGTTGGGGAAAGAGATGGGTTATGTCAGCATATCTACAACAATTAATATCTAGAAATTTAATATCCCCGTTAACTGTAAATCCAACATTTGTTAATGCTAATTCATTTAGTAAGTTCAACTCACCAAGTTGTTTAAGATCACGGAGCCTGCAAAAAATGACAGCAATATCAGGAAAAGAAATCCAAAAATTTACTCAAGAGAAAATGACCCTTGCATAGAATATTATCAAACTTGCCTCTGAAACTGTGCAGTGTCGATGAACTTCAAGAAAAGCTGCAACAAACAACAGAAAGATTCATTTGATACGATATTTAACATAACTTCCATGACTCGTTAATTTACATTCTCAGTTGAAGGCAATGTACAATGTTTACGGTAAGTAAAAGTACAAAGTCAATGTGAAAGAAATCCATATTTAAATACTTTACCcaagaaattaaaatgaaaaatcacaataaaCTTGagaatttgaatttcaaatgatGAGCCTTAACACATCATTACCTCAAATCCAAGCCtaattcaaattcaacaaaagACAATTTGTTCCATATCTTGTGTTCCATATCCGCTATGATTTATCGACTTCCATTATTTATCAAAAGTTAGATTTCACTTGCTAACTATTAATGTGAGAATTTATGCTTCTTCGACTTTGAactttattatttgaattttcaagccaaatTACTCAAATCCCCTGACAAATCATCAATCTCAGAATACAAAATCTTCAGTCTCAGTTCTACTTCTACACCAAAGCATCTAAACCTAAAATCCTCAAGCAGTTCTAAAATCTGTCTTCTCTGAAACTTAAACCGAAGCAGAAAATAGAACAAAACAACTATTTGACAAGAAAATTACCAATAATTTACCTCAATCAGTTTAAATCAGAACTTTAGGTCCAAATATATTACCTGTAAAGCTATAACTCACTTCAAACTCGATCTACcaaaacaaaaagttttgaTTAACATGCTCGAGATGATTTGCAATCTAAATTCATCAAACAATTTCCTAATGCTCTGAAATATGATCTAGATACAGCAGAAATCAACGCCAGCGATTTCAGAAAAGCTGATGCATACGATCGCTTTAAACTTAAAATCGCAATTAACAGTCTCAAAACATATGAAcatgaaattaattaaacaatatGCATTCCTCTAAACTACGAGCCAAATCAAAGCTGAAAactaaactaaaactaaaacaaacagTTCTTACAGCAAGATTTCGATATCGCATTATTCGATACAACAGCGgctttaaaacacaaaattcgAAAACAAACTGCTCTCGCATTCATTTCAAATCTACTATTCTCATTTCCGAGAGCAATGGCACGAAACAGAGACGATGCACGAAAAACAACATCATCACAGATAACGCGAAATCGCAAAAACGAAACTAAGCGGCGGAATCGAGGCACATACCGGCTCGAGATAGATGATTCCATGGACGTTATCGCGAACATGCTTCGACAAGCTCCGGTCCTGATAGATGCTATCGGTGAACTGCACCAAGTCTTCCTTCGCACGCGCTCCCATTGCTCGTTCACCGCTACTGTACTTCGAACGCTGACAGAGGAAAGAAGAGCACCGGAGCTCGGAAATTAAAACCTAACGATTTCGAATCCGGACTGCAAGCTAGGATTTGAAGAGaaagcagagagagaaagagaggaggcgagagagagagagagagagagagagagatggttacAGTGGAAATTCGAAAATGGAAGACGGAACGGACTGGAGGAGATTTTATGACTACAAGATTCTTGGAGTGTTGGAGTGAAAAAGGAGATGCCGCCAAAAACCAGTTTCGTGCCCGGCCTTCTTCGGCGCGTGAAAGGGACGGCCCAATTATGAATTTGttattgattttttgtttaaaatgtAATCTACTCTGTGGTGGCCACTGGCCAGCTGTTTAGTAAATGGAAACGTTACTTTATTCATAAGAGCAAGTCCAGCGGGGACAAAATGTCCCAGCCCTCAGTCCAAAAAACGTGTCGGGCCTCTGTCAATCAAGTCCAGCGGGTGAAATGAACTGGTACCCAGCCCGAGCTGGGCAATGGACCAGCCCAAAATAGACTGAGCAAGAAGCCGGGCTATTGGCCTGGCGCATGCGATTCACGCCGGTTTGGCGCGAGTGCCCGACACGGTTTCAGAGCCCGGGCCCGCGTGACAGGCGCACTGACTCCCCCCCCCCGAGTTGGCGACGTGGCTTTCTttcggccgttggatttccaacggctagttttctagaccgttggatttccaacggtaaaaaaaatttaaattttacttttaacatAGACCGTcggatcaaagatcaacggtccacgttttttttacaaaaaagtaaataaaaaaaaaaaaggccccaACGCTCAgaaatatgaccgttggccacgtggcaagtccctggctcttggatttgaatatttttcaaatccaacggtccagattaattaactatattaaaattcattaaaaattattaaaaaatacagaaaaattattaaaaaatacagaaaattttaaaaaaattacagaaatatttgaaaaatgttatttttttcctataaatacctaaccctcatcttccacctttacaccacatttcaatattttctacactttctatactatctacatttcaatattttctacactttaagagaaaaaaatgtcttcgtggaagctAATTGAAGATattacgttgtgtgaatgttgggttcacactactcatgacccgattacgggtaatgagatggataagcgagaaatgtggagtaaaattacgaaagcgttttgcgatgtacatggagaaaacgccagaactagtcaaggtcttcaaggtcgttggaaaaaactcaacgcatcatttacttgttggaaaaacgccatctctcatgcttccggtaacctccgtagtgggacaagtttagcggatcaggtaacaatatttttatttatttatatgcattccacccacatcaatattttgatttatttaatttcgtatgtaatttttatgttatttcttatgtaatttttatatgcattccacccgcatcaaaattttaatttcttatgtaatttttatttaatttcttatgtcatttttatgtaatttatatgcattccacccgtatcaatattttgaatttatttatttgtgttacacccgcattttttaacactatgttaTCCCACttttttatagacactacaagctcaagcattctacaattcaaagaacgggaacaaatcattcactaaaagggaatgttggcaaattgtcaaagattgccctaaatacaaaattgtggcaactggtccagaagttgtcatgcacggtATGGGTCTACATAGTTCTCCAGAACCAGACATGGCCGAACAAGAAGCCGACACATTTCAAGACACAGAAGGGACGCCTGAACAAGTGCCCGAGACCCAACCGACTCGTCAGTCCTTAAGGCCTCTAGGTAAAAAGGcgtcaaagaaaaaaggtagttcttccaaaaatgactacactaaatatatggaggaacttgctcgccaaggtgaactaAACTTGGCACGagaaaaggctagagatgaggaaaaagttgctgctatggcagcaatattagcagctactgaggcccgtgatgcggcggctgagagacaaagagaagtaattaatcgagagaacgagctggttagagaagcacttcatcgagaaaatgaattgcttcgagaagaaaggatggctcaagcagatcgtgacacTATGAGCAAGTCTCTAGTTATCTTCGCCTCCATGCAATCcccactggtgctcaatcaagtcattctggcgggttacgtgccagtatggctcttgcacATTAGTGTACCGCTgaacgatcaattcattgtaacgtccatcgcgTTCCAACGGCTCGTGTTGCACTGGATCTTCGGTCCggtcatgagcacaatagatacgtgttcttgagttgttcatcgaatccggctcatattcatcgacggcatcataatcatactcatcttcaacaatcatgttgtggagaataatacacgtcatcatgatggatcgaagagcctcgcatcaaacattctagctgcagccctgacaatcgcccaacgagcttgcaggataccaaaacaatgctcgacatccttcctacacccttcttgacattttgcaaagtgtttttccttttcagtctgtggatgtggcactgttttgacaaatgttgaccaccttgggtaaatgccatctgcaaggtagtatgATCCCTCGTATTGGGTACCATTAACCCAATATGTGCATCTCTGCGAGTTTCCTTGCAGCAGTTCgtcgaacactggggattgggcaaggacatttaggtcattctgagctcctggaacaccaaaaaaagcatgtcaaatccatgtatcaaatgaagtcaccgcttccaaaatgatgcTTTTGGCTCATTTTCTGTCGCCATATGCTCCTTGccacgcacttggacagtttttccaagtccagtgcatgcagtcgatgcttccaatcatgccagggaagcctcgcatctcacccttcctcagaAGCCTTCGCATGTCCCTTTACGTGGGTGTCCGGAGGTACTCTTTGGTGTAGAGGGCttcaattgcagagcaaaaccGCATCAGGGACTCCAG
The nucleotide sequence above comes from Malus sylvestris chromosome 16, drMalSylv7.2, whole genome shotgun sequence. Encoded proteins:
- the LOC126607316 gene encoding uncharacterized protein LOC126607316 isoform X1, with protein sequence MGARAKEDLVQFTDSIYQDRSLSKHVRDNVHGIIYLEPLFLKFIDTAQFQRLRDLKQLGLAHMVYPGAVHSRFEHSLGVYWLAGEAINKIKLYHEDLKIDSFDRTTVKLAGLLHDIGHGPFSHMFEREFLPRVINGCTWSHEEMSVNMIDYIVEENNIDIDSAVLKRVKELILASSNHGEQNSMTKNRFLYDIVANGRTGIDVDKFDYMVRDSRACGIGCSFQFERLMETMRVIDDEICYRASDYLTVHKLFATRADLHRTVYTHAKVKAVELMAIDAMCLANSAFKIAESIQSAAEFWKLDDTILKRIETSDDPELKEAKDLIHRIRRRDLYQFCNEYSVPKENLEHFKDITPEDIVCSQKSGSVTLKEEDVAVCTVKIDLTHGTKNPGVWLDFYQDYESALNGEKFLIQDDRISHLLPTFYQDKIVRVYAKKPEVVAAVSEAFEIYQMKTYGRTEQVHSTPKKKQRQA
- the LOC126607316 gene encoding uncharacterized protein LOC126607316 isoform X2, with amino-acid sequence MGARAKEDLVQFTDSIYQDRSLSKHVRDNVHGIIYLEPLFLKFIDTAQFQRLRDLKQLGLAHMVYPGAVHSRFEHSLGVYWLAGEAINKIKLYHEDLKIDSFDRTTVKLAGLLHDIGHGPFSHMFEREFLPRVINGCTWSHEEMSVNMIDYIVEENNIDIDSAVLKRVKELILASSNHGEQNSMTKNRFLYDIVANGRTGIDVDKFDYMVRDSRACGIGCSFQFERLMETMRVIDDEICYRASDYLTVHKLFATRADLHRTVYTHAKVKAVELMAIDAMCLANSAFKIAESIQSAAEFWKLDDTILKRIETSDDPELKEAKDLIHRIRRRDLYQFCNEYSVPKENLEHFKDITPEDIVCSQKSGSVTLKEEDVAVCTVKIDLTHGTKNPLERIHFFKVLSTYIWLDAPYFTHLSSR